In a genomic window of Nitrospira sp. CR1.1:
- the aspS gene encoding aspartate--tRNA ligase — protein sequence MKIRTHRCGELTKAQVGQHVVLNGWVQRRRDHGMVLFIDLRDRTGLTQVVFNAERNAAVHQAAHTLRSECVVSVTGQVMARPEESRNPHLPTGEIEIFVDAVEILNEAKTPPFMIEDDIEITESLRLKYRYLDLRRPRMQRLLGLRHGIMQAVRAFLNAEQFLEVETPVLTKSTPEGARDYLVPSRVNPGMFYALPQSPQLFKQVLMVSGVDRYYQIARCFRDEDLRNDRQPEFTQIDLEMSFVDREQVMSLMERMIVSVFKDAGSVQLPTPFPRMTYAEAMGRYGSDKPDLRFDMPLHDVTAFAAKSDFKVFKDAAAKGGLVKALIVSGGATIARSRIDALGETAKSFGAKGLAWLKVTAEGQLESVIAKFLDAQAFAAALPEAKPGDLVLFGADKPAIVHDVLGRIRLLLGEELNLIDKAAWKPLWVTEFPLLDYSPEEKRYVFMHNPFAAPMDEDLPFLDTEPLKARAKAYDMVLNGSEIGGGSIRNHRSDIQFRILDLLGIGKDQAQAKFGFLLEALEYGAPPHGGIAFGLDRLIMLLGSADSIRDVIAFPKTQRAQCPMTEAPSAVSADQLKELRIKLDLVE from the coding sequence ATGAAGATCAGAACCCATCGGTGCGGGGAGTTGACCAAAGCGCAGGTTGGCCAGCACGTGGTATTAAACGGCTGGGTGCAACGGCGTCGGGATCACGGCATGGTGCTGTTCATCGATCTGCGTGATCGGACCGGATTGACACAAGTTGTGTTCAATGCCGAGCGGAATGCCGCCGTTCATCAGGCCGCACATACCTTGCGGAGTGAATGCGTCGTGTCGGTCACCGGTCAGGTCATGGCCCGTCCCGAGGAGTCCCGCAATCCACATTTGCCGACGGGCGAGATTGAAATTTTCGTCGATGCGGTGGAGATTCTGAACGAGGCGAAGACGCCACCGTTCATGATCGAAGACGACATTGAAATCACCGAGTCGCTACGGTTGAAATACCGTTATCTCGACCTCAGACGACCACGGATGCAACGGTTGCTGGGATTACGCCACGGAATCATGCAGGCTGTGCGCGCGTTTTTGAATGCGGAGCAGTTTCTCGAAGTGGAAACACCCGTCCTAACGAAGAGCACCCCGGAAGGCGCGCGAGATTATTTGGTGCCGAGCCGCGTCAATCCGGGCATGTTCTACGCGCTACCGCAGTCGCCGCAGTTGTTCAAGCAGGTGTTGATGGTCAGCGGCGTCGATCGGTATTACCAGATTGCCCGCTGCTTCCGTGACGAAGACTTGCGTAATGACCGCCAGCCAGAGTTTACCCAGATCGACCTCGAGATGTCGTTTGTGGATCGCGAGCAGGTCATGTCCCTCATGGAACGGATGATTGTCTCCGTGTTCAAGGATGCCGGCAGCGTGCAATTGCCTACGCCGTTCCCACGGATGACCTATGCCGAGGCTATGGGGCGTTACGGTTCCGACAAGCCGGACCTACGCTTCGACATGCCGTTGCATGATGTGACCGCGTTTGCCGCCAAGAGCGACTTCAAAGTCTTTAAAGACGCGGCGGCCAAGGGTGGCTTGGTCAAGGCATTGATCGTGTCTGGCGGTGCCACCATTGCGCGGAGCCGTATCGATGCGCTCGGTGAAACCGCGAAGAGCTTTGGGGCCAAAGGGTTAGCCTGGTTGAAGGTGACCGCGGAGGGACAGTTGGAATCCGTGATTGCCAAGTTTCTCGATGCCCAGGCTTTTGCGGCAGCCTTGCCGGAAGCGAAGCCCGGTGATCTGGTTCTCTTCGGCGCGGACAAGCCGGCCATCGTGCACGACGTCCTGGGACGGATTCGCCTGCTGCTTGGCGAAGAACTGAATCTGATCGATAAGGCCGCCTGGAAGCCGCTCTGGGTGACGGAGTTTCCACTCCTGGACTATTCACCGGAGGAAAAGCGCTATGTCTTCATGCACAATCCCTTTGCGGCGCCGATGGATGAAGACCTCCCATTCCTGGATACCGAGCCGTTGAAGGCCAGGGCCAAGGCCTACGACATGGTGCTCAATGGCAGCGAGATCGGTGGCGGCAGCATTCGCAATCACCGCAGCGATATTCAGTTTCGAATTCTCGATCTGCTCGGCATCGGGAAGGATCAGGCGCAGGCGAAGTTCGGTTTCCTGCTGGAGGCGCTGGAATATGGCGCTCCTCCACACGGTGGAATCGCCTTCGGCCTCGATCGGCTGATCATGCTTCTGGGTAGTGCCGATTCGATTCGGGATGTGATTGCATTCCCCAAGACCCAACGCGCGCAGTGTCCCATGACCGAAGCTCCATCGGCTGTCAGCGCCGATCAGTTGAAGGAGCTGCGCATCAAGCTTGATCTTGTCGAATAG